The following are encoded in a window of Ferribacterium limneticum genomic DNA:
- a CDS encoding 3-hydroxybutyrate oligomer hydrolase family protein, which translates to MKRQKIASSLPAVRCLSALIMLLGAGAAQADRCASLIQAFGNQLADVSCVDSADLTTANPATTPANNSLPGLPAFAFTPQTDRATIAPDAANRPPITAPVPGVQLNARIASDPTGQARFLLRLPAKWNGRLVVAGASGTRSEFNGDFAWSDYVVQKGYAYASQNKGVLNLKFSDASDPLACRLNPTSPLWVQFYDYGPGQEFTRWRDYMVLASKLAHKGAAANYGKSPRYTYAVGTSNGAYQVRRAVESAPDWFDGGVDWEGTFVDEIAPNLLTDLPAAVLNFPDYVASGMSSTSTAAKNIRAAGYPPDLGTGATSLWTMNSNSFWEVTLCQWQKRLDPTYDTYGSGPGNYNYFARLPVSNADDNVADFATTGRIQRPLITVAGTMDALLPIDHHARAYARKVAANGGDRIDDDDHDRRHHHHHDRNPAYRLYEVQNGNHIETYKLTLPQLEFIQPHAQRAFDLLVSHVEQGKALPPDQCIGRGAAIADTPTQPGHCAELLAP; encoded by the coding sequence ATGAAAAGACAAAAAATTGCATCGTCGCTCCCTGCCGTCCGCTGCCTCAGCGCGCTGATCATGTTGCTCGGCGCCGGTGCCGCCCAGGCTGACCGGTGCGCCAGCCTGATCCAGGCTTTCGGCAATCAACTGGCCGATGTCAGCTGCGTCGATAGTGCCGACCTGACCACCGCCAACCCGGCGACGACCCCGGCCAACAACTCGCTGCCCGGCCTGCCGGCCTTCGCCTTCACCCCGCAGACCGACCGCGCGACGATTGCCCCTGACGCCGCCAACCGCCCGCCGATCACCGCCCCGGTGCCCGGCGTTCAGCTCAACGCGCGGATCGCCAGCGACCCGACCGGCCAGGCCCGCTTCCTCCTGCGTCTGCCGGCCAAATGGAACGGTCGCCTCGTCGTTGCCGGCGCCTCTGGCACGCGCAGCGAATTCAACGGCGATTTCGCCTGGAGCGATTACGTCGTCCAGAAGGGCTACGCCTACGCCTCGCAGAACAAGGGTGTGCTCAACCTGAAGTTCAGCGATGCCAGCGACCCGCTGGCCTGCCGCCTCAACCCGACTTCGCCGCTGTGGGTGCAGTTTTACGATTATGGCCCGGGCCAGGAATTCACCCGCTGGCGCGACTACATGGTGCTCGCCTCGAAGCTCGCCCACAAAGGCGCGGCGGCCAACTACGGAAAATCGCCGCGCTACACTTACGCGGTTGGCACCTCGAACGGTGCCTACCAGGTGCGGCGGGCGGTCGAGTCGGCGCCGGATTGGTTCGATGGCGGCGTCGATTGGGAGGGTACTTTCGTCGACGAAATCGCCCCGAATCTGCTGACCGACCTGCCGGCGGCCGTCCTCAACTTTCCTGATTACGTCGCCAGCGGCATGAGTTCGACCAGTACCGCCGCCAAAAACATCCGCGCCGCCGGCTATCCGCCCGATCTGGGCACTGGCGCCACCTCGCTGTGGACCATGAATTCCAACTCGTTCTGGGAGGTCACGCTGTGCCAGTGGCAGAAGCGCCTTGATCCGACCTACGACACCTACGGCAGCGGACCGGGGAACTACAACTACTTCGCGCGTCTGCCGGTTTCCAATGCCGACGACAACGTTGCCGATTTTGCCACCACCGGCCGCATCCAGCGTCCGCTGATCACCGTCGCCGGTACCATGGATGCCCTGTTGCCGATTGATCACCACGCTCGTGCCTACGCCCGCAAGGTGGCGGCGAACGGTGGTGACCGGATCGACGACGATGACCATGATCGGCGCCATCACCATCACCATGATCGCAACCCGGCCTACCGGCTCTACGAAGTGCAAAACGGCAACCACATCGAGACTTACAAGCTGACTTTGCCGCAACTGGAGTTCATCCAGCCGCATGCCCAGCGCGCTTTCGATCTGCTGGTCAGCCATGTCGAGCAAGGCAAGGCGCTGCCGCCCGACCAGTGCATCGGACGCGGCGCCGCCATCGCCGACACGCCGACCCAGCCAGGTCATTGCGCCGAACTGCTGGCCCCCTGA
- a CDS encoding esterase-like activity of phytase family protein, producing the protein MKIKPTIALLGILFAGAAQAAPSFVNGLTLDGSMLDLSGGTTVNNGRVGYFSDIYYDTNRNEWWGLSDRGPGGGTLSYDTRVQRFSLDINQTTGAISNFQIKQTIVFNNAGSSLNGIAPSPTSTLGLSMDPEGFVVNPKNGNFLVSDEYGPSVREFDRNGNLLRTFATPANLLPRSTVTGIPNYASDTGNTAGKRTNRGFEGLAISPDGKYAYAMLQSAMLDEGGGNGSVNRIVKFDIDTGNAVGQYAYDMKRSGQGQGISSLVAINDHEFYVLERNNRGIGVGATLATADKEVYKIDISGATDVSNIDLDAVGAVYTKVRKSAKFLDLDANTLSALGNKSPEKWEGLAIGPKLADGSFLMLAGTDNDYSVTQNDTGTQFDVYFRFSDADPYATSIQCPLGTTAGCSGAATSVPGDGSYKLLPGVLHAYKVSAADLAGYTAPVPEPESWAMLMAGLGLIGFTARRRQAK; encoded by the coding sequence ATGAAAATCAAACCAACCATCGCCTTGCTGGGCATTTTGTTCGCTGGCGCCGCCCAGGCCGCTCCCTCCTTCGTCAACGGCCTGACGCTCGATGGCAGCATGCTCGACCTGTCCGGCGGCACGACGGTCAACAACGGCCGTGTCGGCTATTTTTCCGACATTTACTACGACACCAACCGCAACGAATGGTGGGGCCTGTCCGACCGCGGCCCGGGCGGCGGCACGCTGAGCTACGACACCCGCGTCCAGCGCTTCTCGCTCGATATCAATCAGACGACCGGCGCCATTTCCAATTTCCAGATCAAGCAAACCATCGTTTTCAACAATGCCGGAAGTTCGCTGAACGGTATCGCGCCCAGCCCGACCAGCACGCTCGGCCTGTCGATGGACCCGGAGGGTTTCGTCGTCAATCCGAAGAACGGCAACTTCCTGGTTTCCGACGAGTACGGCCCATCGGTGCGTGAATTCGACCGCAATGGCAATCTTCTCCGCACCTTCGCCACACCGGCCAATCTGCTGCCGCGCAGTACCGTCACCGGCATTCCCAACTACGCCAGCGACACCGGCAACACGGCCGGCAAGCGCACCAATCGCGGCTTTGAAGGCCTGGCCATCAGCCCGGACGGCAAGTACGCCTATGCCATGCTGCAAAGCGCCATGCTCGACGAAGGCGGCGGCAATGGCAGCGTCAATCGCATCGTCAAATTCGACATCGACACCGGCAATGCCGTCGGCCAGTACGCTTATGACATGAAGCGCTCCGGTCAGGGGCAAGGCATCTCCTCGCTGGTTGCCATCAATGACCACGAGTTCTACGTGCTTGAGCGCAACAACCGTGGCATCGGGGTCGGTGCCACGTTGGCGACCGCCGACAAGGAGGTTTACAAGATCGACATCAGCGGGGCGACCGATGTCAGCAACATCGATCTCGATGCCGTAGGCGCCGTTTACACCAAAGTCAGAAAATCCGCCAAGTTCCTCGATCTCGACGCCAATACCCTGTCGGCCCTCGGCAACAAGTCGCCGGAAAAATGGGAAGGCCTGGCCATCGGACCGAAACTGGCCGACGGCAGCTTCCTGATGCTGGCCGGTACCGACAACGACTACAGCGTGACGCAGAACGATACAGGCACCCAGTTCGACGTCTATTTCCGCTTCAGCGATGCCGATCCGTACGCCACCTCGATCCAGTGCCCGCTCGGTACGACGGCCGGTTGCAGCGGTGCGGCCACCAGCGTGCCGGGTGACGGCAGCTACAAGCTGCTGCCCGGCGTCCTGCACGCCTACAAGGTCAGCGCCGCCGACCTCGCCGGCTACACGGCGCCGGTGCCGGAACCGGAATCGTGGGCGATGCTGATGGCGGGTCTGGGCTTGATCGGCTTTACCGCCCGTCGTCGCCAGGCCAAGTAA
- a CDS encoding GspE/PulE family protein yields the protein MNSLGEAHLSMERQEHDVLLGEACQLAAAGRGLPAVMAALQTDFGQSEEAAGELTALAFGLNAISLAELSEHSLALSLAPFAEFIRRQALVLEAGEAYLIATPNPFDVTVRDWLEGLVPLGKPLYWRLAPPSVLTAFLAREETRVRALDGSLSGEGGQIAIGSVAEDLSLQRISEDGSTVVRLLRSTLHDGLKAGASDIHIEANNRGLAIKYRIDGVLNYAGSIDGSDTAEQMISRVKVLSELDISERRVPQDGRFKVSWQDREIDIRVSIMPSIWGEDAVLRVLDKQALTDHLQGLRLDAMGFDADIMARIRRLSSEPYGMVLVTGPTGSGKTTTLYAALTEINDGKDKIITIEDPVEYQLSGVLQIPVNEKKGLTFARGLRSILRHDPDKIMVGEIRDSETAQIAVQAALTGHLVFTTVHANNVFDVIGRFLHMEVDPYNLVSALNGVVAQRLIRTLCPACAQPTRPTGEELTDADIGTVAGADWKFRRAVGCGTCRGTGYRGRKAIAELLVLNDEIRELIISRAPIRQLKEAARRNGTRSLRESALDLVRDGITSLEEANRVTFVA from the coding sequence ATGAATTCACTAGGGGAGGCGCACTTGTCGATGGAACGCCAGGAACACGATGTCCTGCTCGGCGAGGCATGCCAGCTGGCAGCGGCCGGTCGCGGCCTGCCGGCAGTGATGGCTGCCTTGCAGACCGATTTCGGCCAGAGTGAAGAGGCGGCCGGCGAATTGACGGCCCTGGCCTTCGGCCTCAATGCGATCAGTCTGGCTGAGCTTTCCGAACACTCGCTGGCCCTGTCGCTGGCGCCGTTTGCCGAATTCATCCGGCGTCAGGCGCTGGTCCTCGAAGCCGGCGAGGCCTACCTGATCGCCACGCCCAACCCCTTCGATGTCACCGTGCGCGACTGGCTCGAAGGTCTGGTGCCGCTCGGCAAGCCGCTGTACTGGCGCCTGGCGCCGCCTTCGGTGCTGACGGCTTTTCTGGCCCGCGAAGAAACCCGGGTCCGGGCGCTCGACGGCAGTCTGAGCGGCGAGGGCGGCCAGATCGCCATTGGCTCGGTGGCCGAAGACCTCTCGCTGCAACGCATTTCCGAAGACGGCAGCACCGTTGTCCGCCTCCTGCGGTCAACGCTGCATGACGGCCTGAAAGCCGGGGCCAGCGATATTCACATCGAGGCCAACAATCGTGGCCTGGCTATCAAATACCGCATCGACGGCGTGCTCAACTACGCCGGGTCGATTGACGGTAGCGATACCGCCGAGCAGATGATTTCCCGCGTCAAGGTGCTTTCCGAACTCGACATCTCCGAGCGCCGCGTGCCGCAGGACGGCCGCTTCAAGGTCAGCTGGCAGGACCGCGAGATTGACATCCGCGTCTCCATCATGCCCAGTATCTGGGGCGAGGATGCCGTGTTGCGGGTGCTCGACAAGCAGGCGCTGACCGATCACCTGCAGGGCCTGCGTCTCGACGCCATGGGCTTCGACGCCGACATCATGGCGCGCATCCGCCGGCTGTCCAGCGAGCCCTACGGTATGGTGCTGGTTACCGGCCCGACCGGTTCCGGCAAAACGACGACGCTCTACGCGGCACTGACTGAAATCAATGACGGCAAAGACAAGATCATCACCATCGAAGATCCGGTCGAATACCAGCTTTCCGGCGTACTGCAGATCCCGGTGAACGAGAAAAAGGGCCTGACTTTTGCCCGCGGCCTGCGCTCCATCCTGCGTCACGATCCGGACAAGATCATGGTCGGCGAAATCCGCGACTCGGAAACCGCACAGATTGCCGTTCAGGCGGCGCTGACCGGCCACCTGGTGTTCACCACGGTGCACGCCAACAATGTTTTCGACGTCATCGGCCGCTTCCTGCACATGGAAGTCGATCCGTACAACCTCGTTTCGGCGCTCAACGGAGTCGTCGCCCAGCGGTTGATCCGTACCCTGTGCCCGGCCTGCGCGCAGCCGACGAGACCGACTGGCGAAGAACTGACTGACGCCGATATCGGCACGGTGGCCGGTGCTGACTGGAAATTCCGCCGCGCAGTCGGCTGCGGTACCTGTCGCGGTACCGGCTATCGCGGTCGCAAGGCCATCGCCGAACTGCTCGTCCTCAACGATGAAATCCGCGAACTGATCATCAGCCGCGCCCCGATCCGCCAACTCAAGGAAGCGGCCCGCCGCAATGGCACCCGCTCGCTGCGCGAAAGCGCCCTTGACCTCGTCCGCGACGGGATAACCAGCCTGGAAGAAGCCAACCGTGTCACTTTCGTGGCTTGA
- a CDS encoding type II secretion system F family protein: MEYDVMAVFPGRGVCRLTVAAESPEQLAAAPALQGGVIVSSRPIGQRSGRARGGKFPLPLFTRQMLSLLKAGLTVVEGLETLSEQDQGSATSEVLSRLLGHLREGQSLSTAMQHHPEAFPDLYVATVRASERTGDMPEALQRYIVFHEKLADLKKKIVSAAIYPVLLMTIGTLVTLFLLGYVVPRFALVFADSGRDPEGLSSLLFAWGGFINNHAAGLAVGVALGVAGLVGLFSLPPVRAAVARAAWSVPALGERIRLVFLARFYRTTGMLLRAGIPLKTTLGMVSDILPVALRAGLLQAVADIEQGRPFSQAAERGGLTTPVALRMIAVGERSGQLGDMMEAVATFYDEEINRLVDMFTRLFEPLLMAVIGGVIGGIVLLLYMPIFELAGNFQ, from the coding sequence ATGGAATACGACGTGATGGCCGTCTTTCCCGGTCGGGGTGTTTGCCGACTGACGGTCGCGGCCGAATCACCTGAACAGCTTGCCGCAGCGCCGGCCTTGCAGGGCGGCGTCATCGTCTCGTCGCGGCCGATTGGTCAGCGCAGCGGGCGGGCGCGCGGCGGCAAGTTCCCGCTGCCGCTGTTCACCCGGCAAATGCTCTCCTTGCTCAAGGCCGGACTGACCGTGGTCGAAGGCCTGGAGACGCTGTCCGAGCAGGATCAGGGCTCGGCGACCTCCGAGGTCCTGAGCCGTCTGCTCGGCCACCTGCGTGAAGGACAGTCGCTGTCGACGGCCATGCAGCACCACCCCGAGGCCTTTCCCGATCTTTACGTGGCGACGGTAAGGGCCAGCGAACGCACCGGCGACATGCCCGAAGCGCTGCAGCGCTACATTGTCTTCCACGAAAAACTGGCCGACCTCAAGAAGAAAATCGTCAGCGCCGCCATCTACCCGGTGTTGCTGATGACCATCGGCACGCTCGTCACGCTCTTCCTGCTCGGTTACGTCGTGCCGCGCTTTGCCCTGGTCTTTGCCGATAGCGGGCGCGATCCGGAGGGGTTGTCCAGCCTGCTTTTCGCCTGGGGCGGCTTCATCAACAACCACGCCGCGGGGCTGGCCGTCGGCGTCGCGCTGGGCGTCGCAGGTCTGGTCGGCCTCTTTTCGCTGCCGCCCGTCCGTGCTGCCGTCGCCCGCGCCGCCTGGAGCGTGCCGGCCCTTGGCGAACGTATCCGGCTGGTCTTCCTCGCACGTTTTTACCGGACCACCGGCATGCTGTTGCGCGCCGGCATTCCCCTCAAAACGACCCTCGGCATGGTTTCCGACATCCTGCCCGTCGCCCTGCGCGCCGGCTTGCTGCAGGCGGTGGCTGACATCGAGCAGGGGCGGCCGTTTTCGCAGGCGGCTGAACGGGGCGGCCTGACCACGCCGGTAGCGCTGCGCATGATCGCCGTTGGCGAACGCAGCGGCCAGCTCGGCGACATGATGGAAGCCGTCGCCACCTTTTACGACGAGGAAATCAACCGCCTCGTCGACATGTTCACCCGTTTGTTCGAACCCTTGCTCATGGCGGTGATCGGCGGCGTCATCGGCGGCATCGTGCTGCTCCTGTATATGCCAATCTTCGAACTGGCCGGCAATTTTCAGTAG